A window of the Lolium perenne isolate Kyuss_39 chromosome 7, Kyuss_2.0, whole genome shotgun sequence genome harbors these coding sequences:
- the LOC127311957 gene encoding auxin response factor 13: MAAAAAAAEEDHRRWVACAVALDRLPAVGSEVYYFAQGHAEQWPSIAAPQAANPMLPCRVTSIQRFTAGEEPYARISLVPADHGIHPAADPRPNPDSFLFFPKPLQQADIQRSYLAVPKVCVNALFPEIQVGSDIQAIQMSGLDGDTYQFQHKVLGRKNHLKGAWDKFIANKRPDIGDTVLFVRRSDLSFLIEVRRQNPVVDHGVQQPVQELEQSSQLAAQRDAFTVTYYPGRGSDSPFVVPRGAVDEAMGKQWESDMEVRVRPRDLVLLADEPHGAAFPTTGTIRAVTPDQVWRNLQIDLDGSSSSSASATKNMWEVEAVRAHPPLPKRTKTGRDPQLSRDDQSEEPVSKIRLMGFDIKAKDIGTS, translated from the exons atggccgccgccgccgccgccgcggaagaGGACCACCGCCGCTGGGTCGCCTGCGCCGTCGCGCTCGACCGCCTGCCGGCTGTGGGCTCGGAGGTCTACTACTTCGCTCAAGGGCACGCGGAGCAGTGGCCTTCTATCGCCGCTCCGCAGGCTGCCAACCCCATGCTTCCTTGCAGGGTCACCTCCATCCAGCGCTTCACCGCCGGCGAAGAGCCCTACGCCCGCATCTCCCTCGTCCCGGCCGACCACGGCATCCATCCCGCCGCCGACCCGCGCCCCAACCCCGACTCGTTCCTCTTCTTCCCAAAACCGCTCCAGCAGGCGGACATTCAAAGATCGTACTTGGCCGTACCAAAGGTCTGCGTCAACGCCTTGTTCCCGGAGATCCAGGTCGGGAGCGACATTCAAGCGATTCAGATGTCCGGGCTGGATGGTGACACCTACCAATTCCAGCACAAGGTTCTCGGCCGGAAGAATCATCTGAAGGGCGCTTGGGACAAGTTCATCGCCAACAAGAGGCCGGACATCGGTGACACGGTGCTGTTCGTCCGGCGCAGCGACCTGAGCTTTTTGATCGAAGTACGTCGCCAGAACCCGGTCGTCGACCATGGTGTGCAGCAGCCCGTCCAGGAACTGGAGCAATCGTCGCAGTTGGCCGCCCAAAGAGATGCATTTACCGTCACCTACTACCCGGGGAGGGGTTCAGACTCGCCATTCGTGGTACCTAGAGGAGCTGTCGATGAAGCGATGGGCAAGCAGTGGGAGTCAGACATGGAGGTGCGCGTGCGGCCAAGGGACCTGGTGCTGCTCGCCGATGAACCCCACGGCGCGGCATTCCCCACGACAGGAACCATCAGGGCGGTGACTCCCGACCAAGTGTGGCGCAACCTCCAG ATTGATCTTGATGGGTCATCCTCGTCTTCGGCATCCGCCACCAAGAACATGTGGGAGGTCGAAGCTGTCCGTGCCCATCCACCTCTTCCAAAAAGGACCAAGACCGGTCGTGATCCACAGCTCTCGCGTGATGATCAGTCTGAAGAACCTGTGAGCAAGATCAGATTGATGGGCTTCGACATCAAAGCCAAAGACATTGGCACATCATGA